The Bacteroidales bacterium sequence GTACCGGATGCTTTGGTTTCTGTGAAAAGGGACCTATTGTAAAAATAATTCCCGATAATACTTTTTACACCCAGGTAAAACCTGAGGATGCAAAAGAAATTGTAGAAGAACATGTGGTAAAAGGCCGCAAAGTTTCACGGTTATTATACAAGGATCCGAAGACTGAAAAGATCGTCATGGATTCCCGTGGCATGGAATTCTACAAAAAGCAGATGAGAATAGCTCTCCGGAATTGCGGTGTTATTGACCCCGAAAACATCGAGGAATATATCGCCCGCGACGGATATTCGGCACTTGGAAAAGTACTGACATCCATGACTCCCGAAGAAACAATCAATGTTATTAAGAAAGCAGGGCTCAGGGGCCGCGGTGGTGCAGGATTTCCTACCGGTCTGAAATGGGAAATCACAAGGCAGTCGCCCGGATCTGAAAAATACGTAGTTTGTAACGCAGACGAAGGCGACCCGGGTGCATTCATGGACCGTTCGATCCTTGAAGGTGATCCCCATTCGGTTATAGAGGCCATGGCTATTAACGGTTTCTGCACAGGCGCTTCAAACGGCCTTGTTTACATTCGTGCTGAATATCCGCTTGCCATTGAAAGACTTAAAAAAGCTATTGAACAGGCAAGGCAGTATGGCTTGCTCGGAAAAAATATATTCGGAACCGAATTCGGTTTTGATATTACCCTCCGTTACGGTGCAGGTGCTTTTGTTTGCGGTGAGGAAACCGCTCTTATTCATTCGATGGAAGGCGGCAGGGGCGAACCCACAATGAAACCCCCGTTCCCTTCGGTAAAAGGCTACCTGGGCAAACCCACCAACGTAAACAACGTTGAAACTTTCGCCAGCATTCCCGTGATCATTAACAAGGGCTGGGAATGGTACAATACAATCGGTACCGAAAAATCGAAAGGCACCAAAGTATTTGCCCTGGCCGGCAAGGTAAATAACGTGGGACTTATTGAAGTTCCCATGGGAATTACCCTGCGTGAAGTAATTTTTGAAATCGGCGGCGGAATAAAGAACGGTAAAAAATTCAAAGGCGTTCAGATCGGAGGTCCTTCAGGCGGATGCCTTACATACAAGCACCTGGATGT is a genomic window containing:
- a CDS encoding NADH-quinone oxidoreductase subunit NuoF, which produces MADYKIHMLVCGGTGCKSSQSQILAEHLRTEIKNQGLDDFAQVVGTGCFGFCEKGPIVKIIPDNTFYTQVKPEDAKEIVEEHVVKGRKVSRLLYKDPKTEKIVMDSRGMEFYKKQMRIALRNCGVIDPENIEEYIARDGYSALGKVLTSMTPEETINVIKKAGLRGRGGAGFPTGLKWEITRQSPGSEKYVVCNADEGDPGAFMDRSILEGDPHSVIEAMAINGFCTGASNGLVYIRAEYPLAIERLKKAIEQARQYGLLGKNIFGTEFGFDITLRYGAGAFVCGEETALIHSMEGGRGEPTMKPPFPSVKGYLGKPTNVNNVETFASIPVIINKGWEWYNTIGTEKSKGTKVFALAGKVNNVGLIEVPMGITLREVIFEIGGGIKNGKKFKGVQIGGPSGGCLTYKHLDVPIDYESLIAAGAMMGSGGMIIMDEDDCMVDVAKYFLDFTVDESCGKCTPCRVGNKRMHELLTSITKGNGTEEDIDRLINLGNVIKDTSLCMLGQSAPNPVLSILDNFRDEYEAHIHDKKCPSGVCKALMRYEIVEENCCGCTACARACPVGAITGERKEVHRIDPALCIKCGACLDRCKFNAVIVN